In Papaver somniferum cultivar HN1 chromosome 1, ASM357369v1, whole genome shotgun sequence, a genomic segment contains:
- the LOC113279983 gene encoding putative transcription elongation factor SPT5 homolog 1 isoform X16 gives MKMSNKTLAQHRHDEDDSDEDEDEEGEFDVAEYERRGFSKSSAGGDSSHKLRRLDSLYDSSADEYDSEDEDEDEDEEREEDEMYSSSGRKRKRHSSNPFIDDQAIVATDDEDDDYERGEVDRDFIEPDENIPEEHEATRMQHRRMLPQEDEEVDVDEFERRIRQRYSSQSYLEEGIDEISDVEQQALLPSIKDPKLWMVKCAMGREREAAVCLMQKRIDRGHREMQIRSVISPHYLKNYIYVEADKSAHVIEACKGLRILNTTKVMLVPIKEMTDVLLIEGNPIDTAKDMWVRLRIGIYKGALAKVVNVSDVRRKVMVKLIPRVDLQAIADKLEGRKVSKKAYIPSPRLMKIDEARNLNIPVDYRTGRSTNIQFCVIDGKMFKDGFLYKTVSMRSIDYQNIQPTFSELEKFCETGHGVVGSMSTSPRNRKKSHFMKGDAVIVVKGDLKNLMGWVEKVEEDNVHIRPKVKGLCTTVAVNEKYVCKSFKPGDHVKVVFGAHKGVTGMVIKVNSNVLIILSDATKEDIRVFAEHAVDSSEVTTGVTKVGDYELHDLVMLDNTCFGVIIRLESQTLQILLGDPDRPDVARVKMREIKYKIQRRNTALDQSNNTVSVKDVVKILMGPCKGKQGPVEHIFRGTLFINDRHHMEHSGFICVRAQSCIVMGGSPAKVSLSSRFGSSTDAARIAPSPRRFPSGGPPFDSGGRQKSGQRGHDSFVGSTIKIRIGHYKGCRGRVVSVKGQSVRVELESQMKTVLVNRDEISAIPDVSTSLSEPPQHGIGSETPIHRAQTPTHSYATPTRNEGGTPRHSGTWTPLRDQAWNPEATTTPSGEKWEDGNPGSWGTIPPTQTTPLGRSNKAPSAGSDWGNWGDGDCGSRGTVPPAQPATPFARSNEAPSTGTGWGNWGDGNRGSPGTIPPAQQTTSLACSNEAPSAGSDWGNWGDGNHGSRGTVPPAQQATPLARSNEAPSTGTGWGSWGDGNRGSPGTIPPAQQAPPLSRSNEAPGTGSGWGNWGNGNPGSRGTVPPAQQAPPLSRSNEAPSTSSGLGNWGDGNRGSKGSSPQCGQGTPRAHSNEAPALAQSTGSGWGGKKKLGRWKCFHPCL, from the exons ATGAAAATGTCAAATAAAACCCTAGCTCAGCATCGCCATGACGAAGATGATAGTGAtgaagacgaagacgaagaaggagAGTTTGATGTTGCTGAGTATGAGAGAAGAGGTTTTAGTAAAAGTAGTGCTGGTGGTGATTCCAGTCACAAACTAAGGAGATTAGATTCTCTATATGATAGTAGTGCAGATGAATATGATAGTGaggatgaagacgaagatgaagacgaagagaGAGAGGAAGATGAAATGTATTCCTCCTCTGGTAGAAAGCGGAAGAGACATAGTTCTAATCCTTTTATTGATGATCAAGCTATTGTTGctactgatgatgaagatgatgattatgaaAGAGGAGAAGTTGATCGTG ATTTCATAGAGCCTGATGAAAACATACCGGAAGAACATGAGGCCACAAGGATGCAACATCGTCGTATGTTACCTCAAGAGGATGAAGAAGTAGATGTTGATGAATTTGAGAGAAGAATTCGCCAACGGTATTCCAGTCAATCCTACTTAGAAGAAGGTATTGATGAAATTAGTGACGTTGAGCAGCAAGCTCTTTTGCCATCAATTAAGGATCCAAAGTTGTGGATGGTGAAATGCGCA ATGGGTCGTGAGCGAGAGGCAGCTGTTTGCCTTATGCAGAAACGTATTGATCGAGGTCATCGTGAAATGCAGATAAGATCTGTCATCTCTCCTCATTATCTTAAGAACTATATTTACGTTGAGGCTGATAAGTCAGCCCATGTGATAGAG GCTTGCAAAGGTCTCAGGATCTTAAATACTACAAAAGTAATGCTTGTTCCGATAAAAGAAATGACAGATGTGCTTTTAATAGAAGGCAATCCCATAGATACTGCAAAGGATATGTGGGTGCGACTGAGGATCGGGATATATAAAGGGGCTCTTGCAAAA GTTGTTAATGTGTCTGATGTACGACGAAAGGTTATGGTTAAGCTAATCCCACGGGTTGATTTGCAAGCCATTGCTGATAAACTG GAAGGTAGGAAAGTCTCGAAAAAGGCATATATACCCTCTCCACGCCTCATGAAAATAGATGAAGCAAG GAACCTTAATATACCAGTCGACTATAGAACGGGACGAAGCACTAATATTCAATTCTGTGTAATTGATGGAAAGATGTTTAAAgacggtttcctatataaaactgTATCAATGAGATCAATAGATTATCAAAACATTCAACCAACCTTTAGTGAGCTTGAGAAATTTTGTGAGACTGGGCATGGAGTTGTGGGTAGTATGTCCACTTCACCTAGAAACAGGAAAAAAAGCCACTTTATGAAGGGTGATGCTGTCATTGTTGTTAAAGGAGATCTCAAAAATCTGATGGGATGGGTTGAAAAAGTTGAGGAAGATAACGTCCATATTAGGCCAAAAGTGAAGGGCCTGTGT ACAACAGTTGCTGTGAATGAAAAATATGTTTGCAAATCCTTCAAGCCCGGGGATCATGTGAAGGTTGTCTTTGGTGCTCACAAGGGTGTAACCGGTATGGTTATTAAGGTTAACAGTAATGTACTCATCATTCTATCTGACGCAACTAAAGAAGAC ATCCGTGTCTTTGCTGAACATGCTGTGGACAGCTCTGAAGTAACTACTGGGGTTACCAAAGTTGGGGATTATGAGTTGCATGACCTTGTCATGCTTGA TAACACGTGCTTTGGAGTAATAATACGTTTAGAGAGTCAAACACTCCAGATACTGCTGGGAGATCCAGATAGACCTGATGTTGCACGAGTGAAGATGAGGGAGATCAAATACAAGATTCAGAGGAGGAATACTGCTCTAGATCAATCGAACAATACTGTGTCTGTGAAAGATGTTGTGAAGATTCTAATGGGCCCTTGCAAA GGAAAACAAGGTCCTGTAGAACACATATTTAGAGGAACATTGTTCATAAATGACCGCCATCACATGGAGCATTCTGGTTTTATCTGTGTGAGAGCACAATCTTGTATAGTGATGGGTGGCTCACCTGCCAAG GTTTCCCTGTCCTCGAGATTTGGAAGTTCTACAGATGCAGCTCGCATCGCCCCTTcaccaagaagatttcctagtgGAGGACCTCCATTTGACT CTGGAGGAAGACAGAAGAGTGGACAGCGAGGGCATGATTCTTTTGTTGGTAGTACCATAAAAATTCGTATTGGTCACTATAAGGGATGTCGCGGTCGTGTTGTAAGTGTTAAGGGCCAATCAGTTCGAGTTGAACTGGAATCTCAAATGAAAACTGTACTAG TTAACCGTGACGAGATATCTGCTATCCCAGATGTTTCTACTTCATTAAG TGAACCACCTCAACATGGTATAGGAAGTGAGACACCTATACATCGCGCACAAACTCCGACACACTCATATGCCACTCCTACGAGAAATGAAGGAG GAACACCAAGACATAGTGGTACCTGGACTCCCCTGCGTGATCAAGCTTGGAATCCTGAAGCTACCACAACTCCATCCGG ggaaaaatggGAAGATGGAAATCCTGGCTCGTGGGGAACCATTCCACCAACTCAA ACAACTCCTCTTGGACGTTCAAATAAAGCACCAAGTGCAGGTTCTGATTGGGGCAACTGGGGAGATGGAGATTGTGGCTCGCGGGGAACTGTTCCACCAGCTCAA CCGGCAACTCCTTTCGCACGTTCAAATGAAGCACCAAGCACAGGTACCGGTTGGGGCAACTGGGGAGATGGAAATCGTGGTTCGCCGGGAACCATTCCACCAGCTCAA CAGACAACTTCTCTTGCATGTTCAAATGAAGCACCAAGCGCAGGTTCTGATTGGGGCAACTGGGGAGATGGAAATCATGGCTCGCGGGGAACTGTTCCACCAGCTCAA CAGGCAACTCCTCTTGCACGTTCAAATGAAGCACCAAGCACAGGTACCGGTTGGGGCAGCTGGGGAGATGGAAATCGTGGCTCGCCGGGAACCATTCCACCAGCTCAA CAGGCACCCCCTCTTTCACGTTCAAATGAAGCACCAGGCACAGGTTCCGGTTGGGGCAACTGGGGAAATGGAAATCCTGGCTCGCGGGGAACCGTTCCACCAGCTCAA CAGGCACCTCCTCTTTCACGTTCAAATGAAGCACCAAGCACAAGTTCCGGTTTGGGCAACTGGGGAGATGGGAACCGTGGCTCGAAGGGAAGCAGTCCACAATGCGGC CAGGGAACTCCTCGAGCGCATTCAAATGAAGCACCAGCACTAGCACAGAGCACAGGTTCAGGCTGGGGAGGTAAAAAAAAGTTGGGAAGATGGAAATGTTTCCACCCATGTTTGTGA
- the LOC113279983 gene encoding putative transcription elongation factor SPT5 homolog 1 isoform X21 → MKMSNKTLAQHRHDEDDSDEDEDEEGEFDVAEYERRGFSKSSAGGDSSHKLRRLDSLYDSSADEYDSEDEDEDEDEEREEDEMYSSSGRKRKRHSSNPFIDDQAIVATDDEDDDYERGEVDRDFIEPDENIPEEHEATRMQHRRMLPQEDEEVDVDEFERRIRQRYSSQSYLEEGIDEISDVEQQALLPSIKDPKLWMVKCAMGREREAAVCLMQKRIDRGHREMQIRSVISPHYLKNYIYVEADKSAHVIEACKGLRILNTTKVMLVPIKEMTDVLLIEGNPIDTAKDMWVRLRIGIYKGALAKVVNVSDVRRKVMVKLIPRVDLQAIADKLEGRKVSKKAYIPSPRLMKIDEARNLNIPVDYRTGRSTNIQFCVIDGKMFKDGFLYKTVSMRSIDYQNIQPTFSELEKFCETGHGVVGSMSTSPRNRKKSHFMKGDAVIVVKGDLKNLMGWVEKVEEDNVHIRPKVKGLCTTVAVNEKYVCKSFKPGDHVKVVFGAHKGVTGMVIKVNSNVLIILSDATKEDIRVFAEHAVDSSEVTTGVTKVGDYELHDLVMLDNTCFGVIIRLESQTLQILLGDPDRPDVARVKMREIKYKIQRRNTALDQSNNTVSVKDVVKILMGPCKGKQGPVEHIFRGTLFINDRHHMEHSGFICVRAQSCIVMGGSPAKVSLSSRFGSSTDAARIAPSPRRFPSGGPPFDSGGRQKSGQRGHDSFVGSTIKIRIGHYKGCRGRVVSVKGQSVRVELESQMKTVLVNRDEISAIPDVSTSLSEPPQHGIGSETPIHRAQTPTHSYATPTRNEGGTPRHSGTWTPLRDQAWNPEATTTPSGEKWEDGNPGSWGTIPPTQTTPLGRSNKAPSAGSDWGNWGDGDCGSRGTVPPAQPATPFARSNEAPSTGTGWGNWGDGNRGSPGTIPPAQQTTSLACSNEAPSAGSDWGNWGDGNHGSRGTVPPAQQATPLARSNEAPSTGTGWGSWGDGNRGSPGTIPPAQQAPPLSRSNEAPGTGSGWGNWGNGNPGSRGTVPPAQAPPLSRSNEAPSTSSGLGNWGDGNRGSKGSSPQCGQGTPRAHSNEAPALAQSTGSGWGGKKKLGRWKCFHPCL, encoded by the exons ATGAAAATGTCAAATAAAACCCTAGCTCAGCATCGCCATGACGAAGATGATAGTGAtgaagacgaagacgaagaaggagAGTTTGATGTTGCTGAGTATGAGAGAAGAGGTTTTAGTAAAAGTAGTGCTGGTGGTGATTCCAGTCACAAACTAAGGAGATTAGATTCTCTATATGATAGTAGTGCAGATGAATATGATAGTGaggatgaagacgaagatgaagacgaagagaGAGAGGAAGATGAAATGTATTCCTCCTCTGGTAGAAAGCGGAAGAGACATAGTTCTAATCCTTTTATTGATGATCAAGCTATTGTTGctactgatgatgaagatgatgattatgaaAGAGGAGAAGTTGATCGTG ATTTCATAGAGCCTGATGAAAACATACCGGAAGAACATGAGGCCACAAGGATGCAACATCGTCGTATGTTACCTCAAGAGGATGAAGAAGTAGATGTTGATGAATTTGAGAGAAGAATTCGCCAACGGTATTCCAGTCAATCCTACTTAGAAGAAGGTATTGATGAAATTAGTGACGTTGAGCAGCAAGCTCTTTTGCCATCAATTAAGGATCCAAAGTTGTGGATGGTGAAATGCGCA ATGGGTCGTGAGCGAGAGGCAGCTGTTTGCCTTATGCAGAAACGTATTGATCGAGGTCATCGTGAAATGCAGATAAGATCTGTCATCTCTCCTCATTATCTTAAGAACTATATTTACGTTGAGGCTGATAAGTCAGCCCATGTGATAGAG GCTTGCAAAGGTCTCAGGATCTTAAATACTACAAAAGTAATGCTTGTTCCGATAAAAGAAATGACAGATGTGCTTTTAATAGAAGGCAATCCCATAGATACTGCAAAGGATATGTGGGTGCGACTGAGGATCGGGATATATAAAGGGGCTCTTGCAAAA GTTGTTAATGTGTCTGATGTACGACGAAAGGTTATGGTTAAGCTAATCCCACGGGTTGATTTGCAAGCCATTGCTGATAAACTG GAAGGTAGGAAAGTCTCGAAAAAGGCATATATACCCTCTCCACGCCTCATGAAAATAGATGAAGCAAG GAACCTTAATATACCAGTCGACTATAGAACGGGACGAAGCACTAATATTCAATTCTGTGTAATTGATGGAAAGATGTTTAAAgacggtttcctatataaaactgTATCAATGAGATCAATAGATTATCAAAACATTCAACCAACCTTTAGTGAGCTTGAGAAATTTTGTGAGACTGGGCATGGAGTTGTGGGTAGTATGTCCACTTCACCTAGAAACAGGAAAAAAAGCCACTTTATGAAGGGTGATGCTGTCATTGTTGTTAAAGGAGATCTCAAAAATCTGATGGGATGGGTTGAAAAAGTTGAGGAAGATAACGTCCATATTAGGCCAAAAGTGAAGGGCCTGTGT ACAACAGTTGCTGTGAATGAAAAATATGTTTGCAAATCCTTCAAGCCCGGGGATCATGTGAAGGTTGTCTTTGGTGCTCACAAGGGTGTAACCGGTATGGTTATTAAGGTTAACAGTAATGTACTCATCATTCTATCTGACGCAACTAAAGAAGAC ATCCGTGTCTTTGCTGAACATGCTGTGGACAGCTCTGAAGTAACTACTGGGGTTACCAAAGTTGGGGATTATGAGTTGCATGACCTTGTCATGCTTGA TAACACGTGCTTTGGAGTAATAATACGTTTAGAGAGTCAAACACTCCAGATACTGCTGGGAGATCCAGATAGACCTGATGTTGCACGAGTGAAGATGAGGGAGATCAAATACAAGATTCAGAGGAGGAATACTGCTCTAGATCAATCGAACAATACTGTGTCTGTGAAAGATGTTGTGAAGATTCTAATGGGCCCTTGCAAA GGAAAACAAGGTCCTGTAGAACACATATTTAGAGGAACATTGTTCATAAATGACCGCCATCACATGGAGCATTCTGGTTTTATCTGTGTGAGAGCACAATCTTGTATAGTGATGGGTGGCTCACCTGCCAAG GTTTCCCTGTCCTCGAGATTTGGAAGTTCTACAGATGCAGCTCGCATCGCCCCTTcaccaagaagatttcctagtgGAGGACCTCCATTTGACT CTGGAGGAAGACAGAAGAGTGGACAGCGAGGGCATGATTCTTTTGTTGGTAGTACCATAAAAATTCGTATTGGTCACTATAAGGGATGTCGCGGTCGTGTTGTAAGTGTTAAGGGCCAATCAGTTCGAGTTGAACTGGAATCTCAAATGAAAACTGTACTAG TTAACCGTGACGAGATATCTGCTATCCCAGATGTTTCTACTTCATTAAG TGAACCACCTCAACATGGTATAGGAAGTGAGACACCTATACATCGCGCACAAACTCCGACACACTCATATGCCACTCCTACGAGAAATGAAGGAG GAACACCAAGACATAGTGGTACCTGGACTCCCCTGCGTGATCAAGCTTGGAATCCTGAAGCTACCACAACTCCATCCGG ggaaaaatggGAAGATGGAAATCCTGGCTCGTGGGGAACCATTCCACCAACTCAA ACAACTCCTCTTGGACGTTCAAATAAAGCACCAAGTGCAGGTTCTGATTGGGGCAACTGGGGAGATGGAGATTGTGGCTCGCGGGGAACTGTTCCACCAGCTCAA CCGGCAACTCCTTTCGCACGTTCAAATGAAGCACCAAGCACAGGTACCGGTTGGGGCAACTGGGGAGATGGAAATCGTGGTTCGCCGGGAACCATTCCACCAGCTCAA CAGACAACTTCTCTTGCATGTTCAAATGAAGCACCAAGCGCAGGTTCTGATTGGGGCAACTGGGGAGATGGAAATCATGGCTCGCGGGGAACTGTTCCACCAGCTCAA CAGGCAACTCCTCTTGCACGTTCAAATGAAGCACCAAGCACAGGTACCGGTTGGGGCAGCTGGGGAGATGGAAATCGTGGCTCGCCGGGAACCATTCCACCAGCTCAA CAGGCACCCCCTCTTTCACGTTCAAATGAAGCACCAGGCACAGGTTCCGGTTGGGGCAACTGGGGAAATGGAAATCCTGGCTCGCGGGGAACCGTTCCACCAGCTCAA GCACCTCCTCTTTCACGTTCAAATGAAGCACCAAGCACAAGTTCCGGTTTGGGCAACTGGGGAGATGGGAACCGTGGCTCGAAGGGAAGCAGTCCACAATGCGGC CAGGGAACTCCTCGAGCGCATTCAAATGAAGCACCAGCACTAGCACAGAGCACAGGTTCAGGCTGGGGAGGTAAAAAAAAGTTGGGAAGATGGAAATGTTTCCACCCATGTTTGTGA
- the LOC113279983 gene encoding putative transcription elongation factor SPT5 homolog 1 isoform X4, with protein sequence MKMSNKTLAQHRHDEDDSDEDEDEEGEFDVAEYERRGFSKSSAGGDSSHKLRRLDSLYDSSADEYDSEDEDEDEDEEREEDEMYSSSGRKRKRHSSNPFIDDQAIVATDDEDDDYERGEVDRDFIEPDENIPEEHEATRMQHRRMLPQEDEEVDVDEFERRIRQRYSSQSYLEEGIDEISDVEQQALLPSIKDPKLWMVKCAMGREREAAVCLMQKRIDRGHREMQIRSVISPHYLKNYIYVEADKSAHVIEACKGLRILNTTKVMLVPIKEMTDVLLIEGNPIDTAKDMWVRLRIGIYKGALAKVVNVSDVRRKVMVKLIPRVDLQAIADKLEGRKVSKKAYIPSPRLMKIDEARNLNIPVDYRTGRSTNIQFCVIDGKMFKDGFLYKTVSMRSIDYQNIQPTFSELEKFCETGHGVVGSMSTSPRNRKKSHFMKGDAVIVVKGDLKNLMGWVEKVEEDNVHIRPKVKGLCTTVAVNEKYVCKSFKPGDHVKVVFGAHKGVTGMVIKVNSNVLIILSDATKEDIRVFAEHAVDSSEVTTGVTKVGDYELHDLVMLDNTCFGVIIRLESQTLQILLGDPDRPDVARVKMREIKYKIQRRNTALDQSNNTVSVKDVVKILMGPCKGKQGPVEHIFRGTLFINDRHHMEHSGFICVRAQSCIVMGGSPAKVSLSSRFGSSTDAARIAPSPRRFPSGGPPFDSGGRQKSGQRGHDSFVGSTIKIRIGHYKGCRGRVVSVKGQSVRVELESQMKTVLVNRDEISAIPDVSTSLSEPPQHGIGSETPIHRAQTPTHSYATPTRNEGGTPRHSGTWTPLRDQAWNPEATTTPSGEKWEDGNPGSWGTIPPTQTTPLGRSNKAPSAGSDWGNWGDGDCGSRGTVPPAQPATPFARSNEAPSTGTGWGNWGDGNRGSPGTIPPAQQTTSLACSNEAPSAGSDWGNWGDGNHGSRGTVPPAQATPLARSNEAPSTGTGWGSWGDGNRGSPGTIPPAQQATPLARSNEAPSTGSSWGTWGDGNPGSRGTIPPAQQAPPLSRSNEAPGTGSGWGNWGNGNPGSRGTVPPAQQAPPLSRSNEAPSTSSGLGNWGDGNRGSKGSSPQCGQGTPRAHSNEAPALAQSTGSGWGGKKKLGRWKCFHPCL encoded by the exons ATGAAAATGTCAAATAAAACCCTAGCTCAGCATCGCCATGACGAAGATGATAGTGAtgaagacgaagacgaagaaggagAGTTTGATGTTGCTGAGTATGAGAGAAGAGGTTTTAGTAAAAGTAGTGCTGGTGGTGATTCCAGTCACAAACTAAGGAGATTAGATTCTCTATATGATAGTAGTGCAGATGAATATGATAGTGaggatgaagacgaagatgaagacgaagagaGAGAGGAAGATGAAATGTATTCCTCCTCTGGTAGAAAGCGGAAGAGACATAGTTCTAATCCTTTTATTGATGATCAAGCTATTGTTGctactgatgatgaagatgatgattatgaaAGAGGAGAAGTTGATCGTG ATTTCATAGAGCCTGATGAAAACATACCGGAAGAACATGAGGCCACAAGGATGCAACATCGTCGTATGTTACCTCAAGAGGATGAAGAAGTAGATGTTGATGAATTTGAGAGAAGAATTCGCCAACGGTATTCCAGTCAATCCTACTTAGAAGAAGGTATTGATGAAATTAGTGACGTTGAGCAGCAAGCTCTTTTGCCATCAATTAAGGATCCAAAGTTGTGGATGGTGAAATGCGCA ATGGGTCGTGAGCGAGAGGCAGCTGTTTGCCTTATGCAGAAACGTATTGATCGAGGTCATCGTGAAATGCAGATAAGATCTGTCATCTCTCCTCATTATCTTAAGAACTATATTTACGTTGAGGCTGATAAGTCAGCCCATGTGATAGAG GCTTGCAAAGGTCTCAGGATCTTAAATACTACAAAAGTAATGCTTGTTCCGATAAAAGAAATGACAGATGTGCTTTTAATAGAAGGCAATCCCATAGATACTGCAAAGGATATGTGGGTGCGACTGAGGATCGGGATATATAAAGGGGCTCTTGCAAAA GTTGTTAATGTGTCTGATGTACGACGAAAGGTTATGGTTAAGCTAATCCCACGGGTTGATTTGCAAGCCATTGCTGATAAACTG GAAGGTAGGAAAGTCTCGAAAAAGGCATATATACCCTCTCCACGCCTCATGAAAATAGATGAAGCAAG GAACCTTAATATACCAGTCGACTATAGAACGGGACGAAGCACTAATATTCAATTCTGTGTAATTGATGGAAAGATGTTTAAAgacggtttcctatataaaactgTATCAATGAGATCAATAGATTATCAAAACATTCAACCAACCTTTAGTGAGCTTGAGAAATTTTGTGAGACTGGGCATGGAGTTGTGGGTAGTATGTCCACTTCACCTAGAAACAGGAAAAAAAGCCACTTTATGAAGGGTGATGCTGTCATTGTTGTTAAAGGAGATCTCAAAAATCTGATGGGATGGGTTGAAAAAGTTGAGGAAGATAACGTCCATATTAGGCCAAAAGTGAAGGGCCTGTGT ACAACAGTTGCTGTGAATGAAAAATATGTTTGCAAATCCTTCAAGCCCGGGGATCATGTGAAGGTTGTCTTTGGTGCTCACAAGGGTGTAACCGGTATGGTTATTAAGGTTAACAGTAATGTACTCATCATTCTATCTGACGCAACTAAAGAAGAC ATCCGTGTCTTTGCTGAACATGCTGTGGACAGCTCTGAAGTAACTACTGGGGTTACCAAAGTTGGGGATTATGAGTTGCATGACCTTGTCATGCTTGA TAACACGTGCTTTGGAGTAATAATACGTTTAGAGAGTCAAACACTCCAGATACTGCTGGGAGATCCAGATAGACCTGATGTTGCACGAGTGAAGATGAGGGAGATCAAATACAAGATTCAGAGGAGGAATACTGCTCTAGATCAATCGAACAATACTGTGTCTGTGAAAGATGTTGTGAAGATTCTAATGGGCCCTTGCAAA GGAAAACAAGGTCCTGTAGAACACATATTTAGAGGAACATTGTTCATAAATGACCGCCATCACATGGAGCATTCTGGTTTTATCTGTGTGAGAGCACAATCTTGTATAGTGATGGGTGGCTCACCTGCCAAG GTTTCCCTGTCCTCGAGATTTGGAAGTTCTACAGATGCAGCTCGCATCGCCCCTTcaccaagaagatttcctagtgGAGGACCTCCATTTGACT CTGGAGGAAGACAGAAGAGTGGACAGCGAGGGCATGATTCTTTTGTTGGTAGTACCATAAAAATTCGTATTGGTCACTATAAGGGATGTCGCGGTCGTGTTGTAAGTGTTAAGGGCCAATCAGTTCGAGTTGAACTGGAATCTCAAATGAAAACTGTACTAG TTAACCGTGACGAGATATCTGCTATCCCAGATGTTTCTACTTCATTAAG TGAACCACCTCAACATGGTATAGGAAGTGAGACACCTATACATCGCGCACAAACTCCGACACACTCATATGCCACTCCTACGAGAAATGAAGGAG GAACACCAAGACATAGTGGTACCTGGACTCCCCTGCGTGATCAAGCTTGGAATCCTGAAGCTACCACAACTCCATCCGG ggaaaaatggGAAGATGGAAATCCTGGCTCGTGGGGAACCATTCCACCAACTCAA ACAACTCCTCTTGGACGTTCAAATAAAGCACCAAGTGCAGGTTCTGATTGGGGCAACTGGGGAGATGGAGATTGTGGCTCGCGGGGAACTGTTCCACCAGCTCAA CCGGCAACTCCTTTCGCACGTTCAAATGAAGCACCAAGCACAGGTACCGGTTGGGGCAACTGGGGAGATGGAAATCGTGGTTCGCCGGGAACCATTCCACCAGCTCAA CAGACAACTTCTCTTGCATGTTCAAATGAAGCACCAAGCGCAGGTTCTGATTGGGGCAACTGGGGAGATGGAAATCATGGCTCGCGGGGAACTGTTCCACCAGCTCAA GCAACTCCTCTTGCACGTTCAAATGAAGCACCAAGCACAGGTACCGGTTGGGGCAGCTGGGGAGATGGAAATCGTGGCTCGCCGGGAACCATTCCACCAGCTCAA CAGGCAACTCCTCTTGCACGTTCAAATGAAGCACCAAGCACAGGTTCCAGTTGGGGCACCTGGGGAGATGGAAATCCTGGCTCGCGGGGAACCATTCCACCAGCTCAA CAGGCACCCCCTCTTTCACGTTCAAATGAAGCACCAGGCACAGGTTCCGGTTGGGGCAACTGGGGAAATGGAAATCCTGGCTCGCGGGGAACCGTTCCACCAGCTCAA CAGGCACCTCCTCTTTCACGTTCAAATGAAGCACCAAGCACAAGTTCCGGTTTGGGCAACTGGGGAGATGGGAACCGTGGCTCGAAGGGAAGCAGTCCACAATGCGGC CAGGGAACTCCTCGAGCGCATTCAAATGAAGCACCAGCACTAGCACAGAGCACAGGTTCAGGCTGGGGAGGTAAAAAAAAGTTGGGAAGATGGAAATGTTTCCACCCATGTTTGTGA